The Methanobacterium lacus genome includes a region encoding these proteins:
- a CDS encoding flavodoxin family protein, with protein MKTVIVFYSRTRKTAHVSKTLAKQINADTIEINDLKDRMGVINYLGSSLDALRENKTNIKPDTIDLSDYGLIYIGSPTWASKPAPAIITMIDKCDLKGKDVILFSTMGNSGGLKVVERMREKIEARGGRMVNSFTIKTSGKKIDELVEATEKILDEKDLKIYGI; from the coding sequence ATGAAAACTGTGATAGTGTTTTACTCCCGTACAAGGAAAACAGCCCATGTTTCAAAAACATTGGCTAAACAAATTAACGCAGATACAATAGAAATCAATGATCTTAAGGATAGAATGGGAGTTATTAATTATTTAGGATCTTCTTTAGACGCCTTGAGAGAAAATAAAACCAATATTAAGCCAGATACTATTGATCTTTCAGATTATGGTTTAATTTATATTGGTTCACCCACTTGGGCTTCCAAACCGGCACCGGCAATCATTACCATGATTGATAAATGTGATTTGAAAGGTAAAGATGTGATCTTGTTTTCAACCATGGGAAACAGTGGCGGTTTGAAGGTTGTAGAACGGATGAGGGAAAAGATAGAAGCCAGAGGTGGCAGAATGGTCAACTCATTCACAATTAAGACCAGTGGAAAAAAAATCGATGAACTTGTCGAAGCAACTGAAAAGATCCTTGATGAAAAGGATCTGAAGATATATGGAATTTAA
- the argC gene encoding N-acetyl-gamma-glutamyl-phosphate reductase — protein MIEVGIIGASGYTGGELIRFLMKHPDVDIVAATSRKFDDEPVYKVHPNLRDCELKFKNIEPSKLEADLVFTATPHGASMKIVPELIDKNIRVVDLSGDYRFESTEIYEKWYGFKHSNPLNAVYGLPEINRKEIKHADLVANPGCYPTGAILACLPIVSENLADNIVVDSKSGVSGAGVNPTDTTHYPNCSDSVSPYAVTTHRHGPEIQEKLSKYGNSKVSFTPHLVPVIRGIMTTVHGFLTSDVSPEYIHELYKEFYDGEPFVRVLEKGESPRMSSVRGSNNCHIGCFEIDENGRLVVASSIDNLVKGASGQAVHNMNLMFGFKETESIDNIGLHP, from the coding sequence ATGATCGAAGTAGGCATAATAGGTGCAAGCGGTTACACAGGTGGAGAACTCATAAGATTTCTTATGAAACATCCCGATGTAGATATTGTGGCTGCAACATCTAGAAAATTCGATGATGAACCCGTGTACAAGGTTCATCCAAATTTAAGGGATTGTGAATTAAAATTTAAAAATATTGAGCCAAGCAAACTAGAAGCAGATCTGGTTTTCACAGCAACGCCACATGGAGCATCAATGAAAATTGTTCCTGAACTCATTGATAAAAATATCAGAGTTGTGGATTTAAGTGGGGATTACAGATTTGAAAGTACTGAAATCTACGAAAAATGGTACGGTTTCAAACATTCTAATCCATTAAATGCTGTTTATGGTCTGCCTGAGATAAACCGAAAGGAAATAAAACATGCAGATCTAGTTGCAAATCCTGGATGTTACCCTACAGGCGCAATACTTGCATGTCTACCAATAGTTTCAGAAAATCTTGCGGATAACATCGTTGTGGATTCCAAATCTGGTGTGAGTGGTGCTGGTGTGAACCCAACTGACACAACACATTACCCCAATTGTAGTGATAGTGTTTCACCATACGCCGTTACCACCCATCGTCACGGACCTGAAATTCAGGAGAAACTTTCAAAGTACGGTAATTCTAAGGTATCGTTTACACCGCACCTGGTTCCAGTTATCAGAGGTATTATGACAACTGTACATGGTTTTTTAACCAGTGACGTAAGTCCTGAATATATACACGAGTTGTACAAGGAATTCTATGATGGAGAACCATTTGTTAGGGTGCTTGAAAAGGGAGAATCTCCAAGAATGAGTTCTGTAAGGGGATCAAACAACTGCCATATAGGCTGTTTTGAAATAGATGAAAATGGTAGGTTAGTGGTGGCCTCATCAATAGATAACTTGGTAAAAGGTGCATCTGGACAGGCTGTTCATAACATGAACCTCATGTTTGGATTTAAGGAAACAGAATCTATCGATAATATTGGTCTTCATCCATGA
- a CDS encoding DUF4012 domain-containing protein produces MRKIIKILIVIILILLASVAAFVIYQYEQPSSTNVMKGDHNILLLTADPSEKRPGVGGVDMAFVIHVTDGDIKNLTPVYPGGMTHPTAQEPAAANAGNGKLRFHDVLWDANITQDTVLAQEIVKYNTNMTTDAVVIVTPDAVDAVLNSIGPINIPGYNGNGTNAAVAYIRNESEFSSNMSRGNATETLMKPVMAAAKDPSKAPALFSTIISQYSKGNIIVVPSDLMTQFAISKGLNLL; encoded by the coding sequence ATGAGGAAAATAATAAAAATTTTGATAGTAATCATATTGATTTTACTGGCTTCAGTAGCGGCCTTCGTGATTTATCAATATGAACAACCTTCATCCACCAATGTGATGAAGGGTGACCATAACATTCTGTTATTAACTGCTGATCCTTCAGAAAAAAGGCCTGGAGTAGGTGGGGTTGACATGGCATTTGTGATACATGTTACAGATGGAGATATTAAGAATTTAACACCAGTTTATCCTGGTGGAATGACACACCCAACTGCACAAGAACCAGCTGCAGCTAATGCTGGTAACGGTAAGTTAAGATTCCATGATGTACTATGGGATGCTAACATAACACAAGACACAGTGCTTGCACAGGAAATTGTAAAGTACAACACCAACATGACAACGGACGCCGTTGTGATTGTGACTCCTGATGCTGTGGATGCAGTTTTAAATTCCATAGGTCCAATAAACATACCTGGTTACAATGGTAATGGAACCAATGCGGCTGTTGCTTACATAAGAAACGAAAGTGAATTTAGTAGCAACATGAGTAGAGGTAATGCCACAGAAACATTGATGAAACCGGTTATGGCAGCAGCCAAAGATCCTAGTAAGGCTCCGGCACTGTTTAGTACCATAATTAGCCAATATTCAAAGGGTAATATTATAGTGGTACCAAGCGATCTAATGACCCAGTTTGCAATTTCCAAGGGACTAAACTTGCTTTAA
- the argB gene encoding acetylglutamate kinase produces the protein METVNILIEALPYIKKFHHKKVMIKYGGHAMIDSDAMSSTARDTVLLKYVGMEPMVVHGGGPEISRSMSKLGKEPKFIGGLRITDSETMDIVKMVLVGKINTDIVSKVCLHGGKGIGISGKDNQLIKANKKAPHVMVDNSTGEEITVDLGLVGEIESVNTEIMEMLAENNYIPIVSPIGVDEVGNTLNLNADTVAGDIAAKMEAEKLIILTDVPGILEDPKDPETLIKKVKVDEIKDLIDNGIVKDGMIPKVLTCVNAVENGVKSAHIIDGRIKHSVLLEIFTTKGIGTMITK, from the coding sequence ATGGAAACAGTAAACATTCTTATCGAAGCGTTACCATACATAAAAAAATTTCACCATAAAAAGGTGATGATCAAGTACGGTGGACATGCAATGATTGATTCTGATGCCATGAGCTCCACTGCTCGTGACACAGTACTTTTGAAGTACGTTGGTATGGAACCCATGGTTGTGCATGGAGGTGGGCCTGAAATATCTAGATCTATGAGTAAACTCGGTAAAGAACCAAAATTTATCGGCGGTCTAAGAATTACAGACTCAGAAACAATGGATATAGTGAAAATGGTTCTGGTTGGAAAGATCAACACTGACATAGTTTCAAAGGTATGTTTGCATGGTGGAAAGGGTATAGGAATATCTGGTAAAGATAATCAGCTCATTAAAGCCAATAAAAAAGCACCTCATGTTATGGTGGATAATTCAACTGGGGAAGAAATAACAGTTGATTTAGGATTGGTCGGGGAGATTGAATCTGTAAATACTGAGATAATGGAGATGCTCGCTGAAAATAATTACATCCCAATTGTCTCTCCAATAGGTGTTGATGAAGTAGGTAACACTCTAAATCTTAACGCAGATACCGTAGCTGGTGATATTGCTGCTAAAATGGAAGCTGAAAAGTTAATAATCCTCACAGATGTGCCAGGAATATTAGAGGATCCTAAGGACCCTGAAACCCTTATTAAAAAAGTTAAAGTCGATGAAATAAAGGATTTAATAGATAATGGAATTGTAAAGGATGGTATGATTCCTAAGGTATTAACCTGTGTCAACGCAGTTGAAAACGGAGTTAAATCTGCCCATATAATTGATGGAAGAATTAAACATTCTGTGCTCCTGGAAATATTTACCACCAAGGGAATAGGAACTATGATCACCAAATGA
- the argJ gene encoding bifunctional ornithine acetyltransferase/N-acetylglutamate synthase codes for MKIVDGGVCAVNGVLAAGACDDDYGVAVIVCKDSDSTAVFTSNKIVAAPVILTKNAVENGKLSAVVANSGNANCFTGDQGIEDGKAMASVVAEELDFKFEDVAVASTGVIGRLMPMDIIGSLIKKAVLRLENSAEASKNAAEAIMTTDTYSKEFAVETTLKNGKSIRIGGITKGSGMIAPNMGTMLCFITTDVKASSSELNTALKKAVDASFNMVVVDGDESTNDTVILMANGESGESIDENFEEALEYVCCQLASMMAKDGEGATKFMEVEVNGAVNTEEARLAAKAVVSSSLVKTALFGADPNWGRIVAAVGYSGADIDPKVVSVSLQSLNKRVDIVDHGIIAAFEGTSQLEEAEDIMEEKNIRIIIDLGLGNGNATAYGCDLSYDYVSINAEYTT; via the coding sequence ATGAAAATTGTAGATGGTGGAGTATGTGCCGTTAATGGTGTGCTTGCAGCTGGAGCTTGTGATGATGATTATGGAGTTGCTGTAATTGTGTGTAAAGATAGTGATTCTACTGCTGTTTTTACTTCTAATAAAATAGTTGCGGCTCCTGTAATTTTAACCAAAAATGCAGTTGAAAATGGTAAGTTGTCTGCGGTGGTTGCAAACAGTGGAAATGCCAATTGTTTCACTGGAGATCAGGGAATAGAAGATGGGAAAGCAATGGCTTCAGTAGTTGCAGAGGAACTTGATTTTAAATTTGAAGATGTTGCTGTTGCATCTACCGGAGTTATCGGTAGATTGATGCCCATGGATATCATAGGCAGTTTGATTAAAAAAGCTGTTTTAAGACTTGAAAATTCAGCTGAAGCTTCTAAAAATGCTGCTGAAGCTATTATGACCACAGACACTTATTCAAAGGAATTTGCTGTTGAAACAACTTTGAAAAATGGTAAATCCATCAGAATTGGTGGAATAACCAAGGGTTCAGGCATGATTGCTCCAAATATGGGTACAATGTTATGTTTCATAACAACAGATGTTAAAGCATCATCATCAGAACTTAACACGGCTTTAAAAAAAGCTGTTGATGCTAGTTTTAACATGGTTGTTGTTGATGGAGATGAAAGTACCAACGATACAGTGATCCTCATGGCCAACGGTGAATCAGGAGAGTCCATCGATGAAAACTTTGAGGAAGCCCTGGAATACGTGTGTTGTCAGCTTGCAAGTATGATGGCCAAGGATGGTGAGGGTGCAACTAAATTCATGGAAGTGGAAGTGAATGGTGCAGTAAACACCGAAGAAGCTAGATTAGCTGCAAAAGCTGTTGTATCATCCTCACTTGTAAAAACTGCTCTTTTTGGCGCAGATCCAAACTGGGGTAGAATTGTTGCTGCAGTTGGTTATTCAGGAGCAGATATAGATCCTAAAGTTGTCAGTGTCAGTCTTCAATCCCTTAATAAGAGGGTAGATATTGTGGATCATGGAATTATCGCAGCGTTTGAAGGTACTTCCCAACTTGAAGAAGCTGAAGATATTATGGAAGAAAAGAACATTCGTATAATCATTGATCTGGGTCTTGGAAATGGAAATGCAACAGCCTATGGTTGTGATCTAAGCTACGATTATGTTAGTATAAATGCTGAGTACACAACATGA